atAAATTGCAGCGCCGATTTTATGAAACTTACCCAAGAATGATCTTgatttaaactagcttttgattaaaaaactgcatcaaaatcTGCCCATCGATATGGAAGTTATGATGGCACACACAATAACACAGACGCTGACTGACACATCAAGTCAAAATGAAGCTAACTATAATTGGGAATAAAAATGAATTCCATCAATGGAACTGATAATATAGTTAGTATATACCTCAACACGGAATTACAGACCTGGGTGGTGAgtcaaaaaaaaagtcaagtGTTTTATGTGTCAGCGTCTGTGGGGGATGCGCAAACCGCACGAgccagaagaaaaaaaaaaaaaaaaacgtgtgtgGCTGTATAAATACAGAGATGTTAatttttcgtttcgtttcgtttttCGTGAGTAGCGGCAGTAAGTAAATCaaactcaaaaaattaaaaatatttttttgttccaaaaatatgtttgagaaaatatgcaattttatgTTGTAGTTGAATgtttaaagtattaaaaaaaaaatagccagACGATTTAGTCAGGACTTTTTTTACTGCCAGGgggtgcaaaaatattttgcaattaaatataaaaaactagctttgcccgcgacttcgtccgcgtggaatagtattttgggaagtatttaatttatttaggatacctattctgccaataatagtacatagaaacttctacggtttaccgaaaataacctattttaatacattgctataaatataaactatttttttgttcttccatccatccatccacccgatgttctttggtaaaacataaatattttgggtagctacaatttagcaatacgacgtgtattctaccctgccaacacaaaaggactaattcttcatagtgaactcttgacaccttacgtcctttattgtaagttaggagggtaggattataattaagacggcatttttactaagcatagctacacataattccgataaatatacttatatgtagtaattgttggaattccttaagaactttatccccatattttcaagtaaataggtgaAATTCGAAAAGCGctggagcaaatgttttttagggttccgtacctaaaaaggaaaaaaattgaactcttataggattactttgctatccgtccgtccatctatcaacctctaagtcaaggcaatcaaaagctacagtcattaaaaaggtgtttccaaaccaattccttaacagaaaaagttatagggtacttccggctgtcctaaaacttggaattttgcataaaggtagctcttatagcacaattataagaaaaatctgaaaatcataatttttcatgtctgactgtctatgtgaatacgccatctaaaatgaccccacatcgcgtacattttgcctatgagcttagaaggctctactAACATTGCATCAtctcctctgctaacatcccctcgcaggttaaattttcaaaacgcatgaacaaatatctattatttcttataagtagtctaatgcaagtttcataaagaaccatcgatttatcttcgacaatgacgatcttccatataaagttgatcccctatttcacccctcacaggaagattttaaagacgcgcgaacaaatagTATTATATCTCTtagcacgtgcccaaatgccaaatttcataaagaaccgtcgaattatcttcgacaatgatgatcttccatataaagtttcaacccctatttcaccccctcacacgaagaattttaaaaacgtgcgaacaaatatctatttatctcttttcatgtgccgaaatggcaagtttaataaagattcataatttatcttcgataatgacgaccttccacataaactttcatcccctatttcatcccctcacaggtcgaattttcaaaaatctcaaacaaatatagacttatttttcttattagtgccctaaatgccaaatttcatagttttatctttgacagcgacgaacttccaccatataaactttcatccctatttcccccttaaagcctctttttttgctataaaggtagctatgttctttcccaaggttaTCTATCtctgtttaccaaatttcatcaaatcggttcagcggttagcgtgaaagcgtaacaacagacagaaagacagacagacagacagacagacagagttactttcgcatttataaattagtatggatgtattTGAGGCaccttaaaattttaataaggtaggtattatttataactaaaaaataagataataaaAGACAGATCATTTTGGTCGGCCTTTCTACCTGGCAGGTGGTCAGACaggtattataaaataatagttacCTGTCCAAATATATTTTCCTTGCTAACAACATCAGTGCACCGCGCATGGCACACTCTGGGAGGCTCCAGAGACTGCAAAAACTTCCACTTGATCGTCTTCAAATTAGAATTATGCCGGAACTCTTGATAAGCCTTCTCTGTGACGTACAACTGTAAAGCCCTCTTGTCATTGTTAGCCAAACTTTCATGCGCTTTAATGTAGATATCTTGGGCCTGTTGGCAGAATGCTTTGGAGTCAAAGTCTTCGTCAAAAGTCTTTATTTTGCGTATTGCCATCATTGATTTGGACTTCTTTTCAAGTAGCTGTACAGCCTGTTTGGCACGAGTTGCTGATGCGAGAGAAGCTTTGCCATCCCCCTCTGGAGGCACATAGGGCTCAAAAACGCCACCTGCAACCAAATATACATCTAAAATTATCTGTGGCTATGAAGAATGTCATCTATGTAGACTGCATTCTGAAAAATGACTTTAATTTGCAAAAATTTAAAGATTATGAATTGAAGATGAACCAAACCCAGGAAATGGCTGTATTATACCAGTAATAGACTAGAGATTTGATGACTGCATAGTTTGACTAAGCGTGAGGTCCCTGGTTTGGTTCCTGTTGAgggcataaaaaaataaacaaacatttttaaaacaagcttttatttatgctctaaaaaataaaaattaggtacaCACCATATACCAAACCAATTAACTCATAACATTACACAATTAACAtgatataaaagcttgtagtaaGATTTACTTATGTAGATACCTATTTCATTAATCTTACACCAAGTTTtgatatcataataataatgtaatgtagaGTTGATTGGATTGcatctaatatttatttttctttttttaagcataaataaaattttgttttgtaacaagaATCAGACAAAGTATCTTATGTTacaagcaaataaaataatgttagtagtaTATCAAAGTAACCTGTAGCAGATATATAAAATGGGCGCTCAATCCACGGTCTGGGCGGCATCATGCCTCTCTCCTTCATCTTTTGACGTAACTTTTCTTTAGGCAACGAGTTTGTGTCTTCATTATAGTCAGGAAGTTCGATTTTCAGGTACTTTTCTTTACGCAACTTTTTGAACTTCGGGTCGTAATGCTTGCTAGTTGTAGTTCGAGATGTGACGGCTAAAATGGCAGTCGGAACTAAGCGCAAGCCGCTAAGCTGTAAAATATCAATAGTTAACTGCCATTCTAATAAAATACCAAACCAATGTAATATGTGACGAAGTTTCACACATACGTCGATAAGTAACACTATCCCTTACCTTGGAGAGTACTAAGTGTACCATGATGTGTGTAATTAAACTTATGAGCGACccatttattaaaatgaaaacaaaataatattttcaattccaatttaGCAATTTATAACCTAAAACAGCTGGTTGTCGCGGAACTGTCAACGAttcgtttagtttagtttaatagAAGCATTGCTGTATTATCGATAAACAAAACGCAGCATATCGTAACGGAGTTTTGCACTTTCCAACCTAATCACAAGCTAATTGTCAAGTAGAAGCGTGTCTTTAAAGCTTAAAAACAAACTTTGATTCTTAACTTGTTTATGGTAATTTGTTGTTTCTGCCATTTTTAGTCAAATATTTTCCGTTCACACATGTTTCTGTAATTAAGTGTtacaaaatcaatcaaatttatTGTGTCgtcttgtaaaaatattaaaacgatATTCGTTATAGATCGGAGTGATTCGTCTTATGTTTTGATATTTTGCATAATATTATACGCGAATCTTCGATCACTTCTGAACTAACAGCTTTAAATTTCTCTTCATCACGTTCAGATTATTTTGATCAAAGTATTTCGCTACGCATACGAGCAATATCTTGCTTCGAATCCGTCTGTAGAAAACAACTTCGCGCAGATTTGAATCGATCAAAGCGACCCATTAACGGATATCCGGCGCCTCCATACACGTTGTCTCTAGCGCTCTAGGGAATAGAGCCCGTCGCAGCGTTTCTTTCTTTTCTGAACAGGCGCAGTCCGAGACAACTCGCAAAAGGAGTAGAAGGCTCCTACATAACCTGTCACTACGTAAGTATCCGTGCACACATAACTATCTGCTTTGTGCTTTGTTCGATTGGGGTGTAGTACCTATCACGAGGCTTTCGCTGAGTCACAAGTTCGATCTTTTACTGTACGCGTAACTTGAGGT
This window of the Choristoneura fumiferana chromosome 20, NRCan_CFum_1, whole genome shotgun sequence genome carries:
- the LOC141439043 gene encoding large ribosomal subunit protein mL45-like, which codes for MVHLVLSKLSGLRLVPTAILAVTSRTTTSKHYDPKFKKLRKEKYLKIELPDYNEDTNSLPKEKLRQKMKERGMMPPRPWIERPFYISATGGVFEPYVPPEGDGKASLASATRAKQAVQLLEKKSKSMMAIRKIKTFDEDFDSKAFCQQAQDIYIKAHESLANNDKRALQLYVTEKAYQEFRHNSNLKTIKWKFLQSLEPPRVCHARCTDVVSKENIFGQVTVRFHTQQQLSVYDRFGRLLHGSEILAKDVIEYIVFEKHLSNVYGTWRIHDKIVPDWVPPKDPSKLTRVLPEPEPVPLPVPEAEPVAVADK